One segment of Marinobacter sediminum DNA contains the following:
- the pqqA gene encoding pyrroloquinoline quinone precursor peptide PqqA has protein sequence MWTKPAYEDLRIGFEVTMYFANR, from the coding sequence ATGTGGACCAAACCAGCTTATGAAGATCTGCGGATCGGATTTGAAGTCACTATGTACTTCGCCAACCGCTGA